The proteins below are encoded in one region of Gammaproteobacteria bacterium:
- a CDS encoding MBL fold metallo-hydrolase codes for MLGHWGAGDYCGAAGYRDPDRGRRRVLPVRYGPRCVAASLRDGCKSQADRIFYTHLHNDHIEGLPNLWMTSWFLLGRTRPYDIWGPEGTARMLEGMRKMYGFDVRHRANAFNDARVLINRVHEIEGESVVFETAGTRITAFPVEHGDGNPAYGYCLEYGSRKVVLSGDTTAHENLVRYAKNADLLIQNVIALPVALAAKPEMRGVLAKLTTVEQAARIFSRAQPRFAVYSHIVLKEMSGAQGASFLESQTRAHGYKGPLLVAEDRMSIIIDENIVTTPPPDLGSLPALDRKASYSE; via the coding sequence ATTCTTGGGCACTGGGGGGCCGGAGATTACTGTGGAGCGGCAGGGTATCGCGACCCTGATCGAGGCCGGCGGCGAGTCCTACCTGTTCGATACGGGCCGCGGTGTGTTGCAGCGTCTCTACGAGACGGGTGTAAATCCCAAGCGGATCGCATCTTCTATACGCATCTGCACAACGATCACATCGAAGGACTGCCGAACCTGTGGATGACTTCCTGGTTTCTGCTTGGCCGCACCCGCCCCTATGACATCTGGGGGCCGGAAGGCACTGCGAGGATGCTGGAGGGGATGCGAAAGATGTATGGCTTTGACGTAAGGCACCGCGCCAATGCTTTTAACGATGCCAGAGTCCTGATCAATCGCGTGCATGAAATCGAGGGCGAGTCGGTGGTGTTCGAAACTGCCGGAACCCGCATCACTGCGTTTCCGGTCGAACATGGTGACGGCAATCCGGCCTATGGTTATTGCCTTGAATACGGTTCCCGGAAGGTCGTGCTCTCGGGCGATACGACAGCGCACGAAAACCTGGTCAGGTACGCGAAGAATGCCGACCTATTGATACAGAACGTCATCGCGCTGCCGGTTGCGCTCGCCGCCAAGCCCGAGATGCGGGGCGTACTCGCCAAGTTGACTACGGTCGAGCAAGCTGCCCGAATCTTCAGCCGGGCGCAGCCTCGGTTCGCCGTTTACTCGCACATCGTCCTGAAGGAAATGTCCGGAGCGCAGGGCGCCTCATTTCTGGAATCGCAGACGCGCGCGCATGGCTACAAGGGTCCGCTGCTGGTGGCCGAGGATCGAATGTCGATCATCATCGACGAAAACATCGTCACGACACCGCCGCCGGACCTGGGGAGTTTGCCGGCGCTCGACCGGAAAGCCAGTTACTCCGAGTAG
- a CDS encoding formate/nitrite transporter family protein, translating to MSDDKPGTHRFDDPESQLSAEEKDNVTANLPPRAAVLHETIRTQGEEELKRVVSALWWSALAAGLSMGFSMVAKGVLHAYLPPGGINHLISNLGYSVGFLVVIIARQQLFTENTLTAVLPLMTQPTQAKLLKLLRLWGVVLVGNLVGVTLFAAGVAYGDLFGDPVRASFVSLGEEVMKNTATQMFTKGIVAGWLIATMVWLIPAVHESKIVIITVMTYLIGVANFTHIIAGATEIAYLVFVGNISAAEGIFRFGVPTLLGNIVGGAFIFALISHAQVRREV from the coding sequence ATGAGCGACGACAAGCCGGGAACCCACCGATTCGATGACCCCGAATCACAGTTGTCCGCAGAAGAAAAGGACAACGTGACCGCAAACCTGCCGCCACGGGCGGCGGTGTTGCACGAAACCATTCGCACTCAGGGCGAGGAAGAGTTAAAGCGGGTGGTTTCGGCGCTGTGGTGGTCGGCACTCGCAGCCGGTCTGTCCATGGGCTTTTCGATGGTCGCCAAGGGCGTGCTGCATGCCTACCTTCCGCCGGGTGGCATCAACCACCTGATCTCGAATTTGGGGTACAGCGTCGGCTTTCTGGTGGTGATCATCGCGCGCCAGCAGTTGTTCACCGAAAACACGCTGACCGCGGTCTTGCCGCTGATGACGCAGCCCACACAGGCCAAGCTGCTCAAACTGCTGCGCTTGTGGGGCGTGGTGCTGGTCGGAAACCTGGTCGGAGTCACGCTGTTCGCCGCCGGCGTGGCCTACGGCGATCTGTTTGGCGATCCGGTGCGCGCCTCCTTCGTCAGCCTGGGTGAAGAAGTCATGAAAAACACCGCCACGCAGATGTTCACCAAGGGCATCGTCGCCGGCTGGTTGATCGCGACGATGGTATGGCTGATTCCCGCCGTGCATGAATCCAAGATCGTCATCATCACGGTGATGACCTATCTGATCGGCGTGGCCAACTTCACGCACATCATCGCCGGTGCCACCGAGATCGCTTATCTGGTGTTCGTCGGCAATATCTCGGCCGCCGAAGGCATTTTCCGATTCGGTGTGCCGACCCTGCTCGGCAACATCGTCGGCGGTGCCTTCATTTTCGCGCTGATCAGCCATGCGCAGGTGCGGCGCGAAGTCTGA